From the Aquirufa lenticrescens genome, the window TTTTATTCTCTCATTTAGGATTGCCTAAAGTGGAAGAAAACGGGCAGTGGTTGAATTTTAATTTAGAGAAGAAGACGGTTAGAAATCAGGCCATTACAATGGCTCCTAAAACAGTTCCTAATGTAGTAGGCATGAATTTGCGTGATGCCTTATTTGCATTAGAAAATAAAGGATTAAAAGTGCGGGCGAATGGTTTTGGGACGGTGACGAACCAATCGATTCCGGCTGGATCAGCTGCTGCAAAAAATAGTTTAGTCTTCATTCAATTGCATTAAGATGGCACAAATTACCTTATTTCCAGAAACGGATATTCAGCATTTGTGCTTTGACTCTCGTAAGGCAGACGCAGGTTCGGTCTTTTTTGCCATACCTGGAACGCAGGTAGATGGGCATTCGTTTTTGTCGCAAGTATATGCCCAAGGTTGTAAGCACTGGGTGGTAGAAAAGGTTCCGACTGAACTTCCAGCCGATGTGACTTGTGTCCAGGTGCCAGATTCGAATCAAGCTTTAGCGGAGGCTGCGGCAGAATTTTATGGCCATCCTTCCAAGAAACTGAAATTAGTGGGGATAACAGGTACTAATGGGAAAACAACCACGGTAACCCTGCTATTTGAATTGTTCAAGCGCCTGGGTCATCGCTGCGGATTGATTTCGACGGTAGTGAATAAGATTGAAGATAAAATTATTCCTTCGACCCATACCACCCCTGACGCGTTGAGCTTGAATGCCTTGTTAGCCGATATGGTTGCGGCGGGTTGCAGTCACGCTTTTATGGAGGTGAGTTCCCATGCGGTGGTACAAAAGCGCATTCACGCGGTCCAATTTTCCGGTGCTATTTTCTCAAATATAACCCGTGATCACTTGGACTTTCATGAGACATTTGATGAATACATTAAGGCCAAAAAAGGTTTCTTCGACGCCCTTCCCTCATCTGCTTTCGCGTTAACAAACGTGGATGACAAACGCGGAATGGTGATGTTGCAGAACACGGCGGCAAAGAAATACGGCTTCGGCTTATTGAATGCGGCAGACTTTAAGGCGAAGATTATTAGCAACGGCGTAGGCGGTTTGCAATTAGAGATTGATCACCAGCAAGTACATGCGCAATTGATTGGTACTTTCAATGCCTACAATTTGTTGGGAATATACGCAGCGGCGCTTTTATTAGGCGAGGAATCACATGAAGTATTAGTGCAGATTTCGGCCCTCAAAACGGCTCCGGGTCGATTCGAGCAATTAGCTGGATCCAATAACAAGATGGGAATCGTGGATTATGCGCACACGCCGGATGCTTTGGAAAATGTGCTAAAGACGATTCAAACGATTCGAGATAAATCACAACGCATTATTACAGTAGTGGGCTGTGGTGGAAATCGAGATACAGGGAAACGCCCGATAATGGCTGAATTAGCGGCTAAATACAGTGATTCCGTGGTATTGACTTCGGATAATCCACGCAAGGAAGATCCGGAATTGATTTTGGATCAAATGGAAGCTGGAGTCCCGGCTGAATTAAAATCCAAAGTACATCGCGTTTCGGATCGCAAAGAAGGCATTTTTTATGCGGTAAGGGAATTAGCTGCTGCGGGAGACATTATTTTAGTGGCAGGAAAAGGCCATGAA encodes:
- a CDS encoding UDP-N-acetylmuramoyl-L-alanyl-D-glutamate--2,6-diaminopimelate ligase gives rise to the protein MAQITLFPETDIQHLCFDSRKADAGSVFFAIPGTQVDGHSFLSQVYAQGCKHWVVEKVPTELPADVTCVQVPDSNQALAEAAAEFYGHPSKKLKLVGITGTNGKTTTVTLLFELFKRLGHRCGLISTVVNKIEDKIIPSTHTTPDALSLNALLADMVAAGCSHAFMEVSSHAVVQKRIHAVQFSGAIFSNITRDHLDFHETFDEYIKAKKGFFDALPSSAFALTNVDDKRGMVMLQNTAAKKYGFGLLNAADFKAKIISNGVGGLQLEIDHQQVHAQLIGTFNAYNLLGIYAAALLLGEESHEVLVQISALKTAPGRFEQLAGSNNKMGIVDYAHTPDALENVLKTIQTIRDKSQRIITVVGCGGNRDTGKRPIMAELAAKYSDSVVLTSDNPRKEDPELILDQMEAGVPAELKSKVHRVSDRKEGIFYAVRELAAAGDIILVAGKGHENYQEIQGVKHDFDDKLVLGEAFS